In Vespa crabro chromosome 7, iyVesCrab1.2, whole genome shotgun sequence, a single window of DNA contains:
- the LOC124425457 gene encoding anoctamin-8 isoform X4, translating to MHCALAKRERFTLHNEKSSRLLRRKIPCAGHLMTPRRLWIQKVPTQKCDVVMMFPNGASDETLMWLLGRLRAGTPGLVVHVRHHASSDSYGFYLTAPFSVLLKAAEEVHLPKALRQEYGGGLKEFVGSEASCFKGSDDEAHFFTTQERQSLVLHLLHTLRAGPQDLHSLSGLKLVEGQAIIPKCISAGIISQVFPLHELPALEQLRKTWVRAFFSPQPLDDICKYFGVKISMYFAWLGHYTTALIVPAAVGVIYWVGIIGRNQAVEDVAYVLFSVFNVIWATVYLETWKRRGAELAYRWGTLDQRDDLLVEPRPLFTGTLEISPVTGRLEPTYPRWRRNVFRYFVSVPIIAACLFFVFVVMILSFQIQDWWDARLEAGGYGFWLSYVPKVLLAVVIALMDEAYFKVAVWLNDLENYRLDTEYENHLIYKVALFQFVNSFLSLFYIAFYLQDQERLKEQLAALLIARQVIGNLKESAIPYLVEQLRLAQLSFELFGALSPSEARLPPGNEEDDEKTKNSDEKDERTETGKTKQPRNVSQAELESSLYRVGHTTNSLLSDVTLKYDRAFSEHLEMLSQLGYVCLFSSAFPLAAVAALLGNLIELRGDAFKLCYVLQRPFGRRVSNIGTWQNAMEAMGFVAILVNCALISRSGQVQRMFPEMSATQTILLIVALEHIMLAIRFIITCAIPDIPHWVATEMAKVEFLRREAVRRLSSTPSPEQQPSTVIGRFVVSPADGESEEPHLLSERTGDASMSSQPDSPTLASTTQTPSRPSTPSAASIPRIAETSLTAESPGSIGSSSEISNSFLSENNIGSNRDIHNTPRCSIPGGERGRRSREWLSNEPESSNTGDHYGHHLTIGPHGGVDWVRKLVLEPGGRKSSDSEISAVGSVTGTAEELTLHRSTDCIVSKDLASSSDSDLLKSAPPWVITHRNPKFRFSPEKEREREKAEKQQHYQHHQQRETTHEHRDRQAYVPEKEKDSGVGGLSDSSKTISSQEEEKPSREDREAKKTRVKQSLMKRARSVAIFSLKLKERRAREAELKAKEAEREARWQQPQSCVGGELSCIPIEKLISVDDIAAMEMRRMNH from the exons ATGCATTGTGCCCTAGCCAAAAGAGAGCGATTCACATTGCACAATGAAAAGT cATCACGTTTATTGAGACGTAAGATACCATGCGCTGGCCACTTGATGACCCCCCGCCGCCTATGGATACAAAAAGTACCCACTCAG AAATGCGACGTCGTGATGATGTTTCCGAACGGTGCAAGCGACGAAACTTTGATGTGGCTTTTAGGCCGACTTCGGGCTGGGACCCCTGGCCTAGTCGTACACGTCAGACATCATGCCTCTTCAGATAGTTACGGGTTTTACTTAACGGCACCTTTTAGCGT TTTGTTGAAAGCCGCGGAGGAAGTACACTTGCCAAAAGCTCTACGCCAAGAATATGGCGGAGGTTTGAAGGAATTCGTAGGCTCCGAAGCGAGCTGCTTCAAAGGAAGCGACGACGAAGCTCATTTTTTTACTACCCAAGAAAGACAGTCCCTGGTATTACACCTACTTCATACGTTAAGAGCAGGTCCGCAGGATCTTCACAGTTTATCAGGATTAAAATTGGTGGAAGGACAAGCCATTATTCCTAAGTGCATCTCGGCAGGCATTATATCACAG GTCTTCCCATTACATGAACTACCGGCATTAGAACAATTACGAAAGACATGGGTTCGCGCATTTTTTAGTCCCCAACCATTGGACGATATCTGTAAATATTTTGGGGTAAAAATCAGCATGTACTTCGCATGGCTCGGACATTACACCACCGCTTTAATCGTTCCCGCTGCTGTGGGTGTCATATACTGG GTCGGCATCATCGGTAGGAACCAAGCGGTGGAAGATGTGGCGTACGTGCTTTTCTCAGTCTTCAATGTAATTTGGGCGACAGTTTATCTAGAAACTTGGAAACGAAGAGGTGCCGAATTGGCCTATAGATGGGGTACTTTAGATCAAAGAGATGATTTGTTGGTTGAACCTAGACCTCTCTTCACG GGTACTCTAGAAATATCACCTGTCACGGGAAGACTAGAACCAACTTATCCCAGATGGCGAAGAAatgtttttcgatattttgtcAGCGTACCCATCATCGCCGCTTGtctatttttcgttttcgtcgtcATGATTCTGAGCTTCCAAATACAG GATTGGTGGGACGCACGTCTTGAAGCGGGAGGCTACGGATTTTGGCTAAGTTACGTGCCAAAAGTATTATTGGCCGTTGTAATCGCCTTAATGGACGAGGCGTACTTCAAAGTCGCAGTCTGGTTGAACGACTTGG AAAACTATCGACTAGACACCGAGTACGAGAATCATCTGATCTACAAGGTGGCACTG TTTCAGTTCGTAAACTCCttcctatcgttattttacatCGCCTTCTATCTTCAAGACCAAGAAAGACTCAAGGAG caacTGGCCGCGTTACTGATAGCACGGCAAGTGATTGGAAATCTTAAAGAATCCGCAATACCATATTTGGTAGAGCAACTGCGTCTAGCGCAACTGAGTTTTGAGCTTTTTGGTGCTCTGAGTCCAAGCGAAGCGAGATTACCACCTGGTAACGAGGAGGACGACGAGAAAACGAAGAATTCCGATGAGAAGGATGAACGAACAGAAACGGGAAAGACGAAGCAACCGAGGAACGTTAGCCAAGCTGAGTTGGAGAGTTCTCTCTACAGAGTAGGACACACCACTAATTCTCTTCTTAGTGACGTTACTTTGAAG TACGATCGAGCATTCTCGGAACATTTAGAAATGCTCTCGCAATTAGGATATGTATGTCTCTTCTCGTCAGCGTTTCCTTTAGCTGCCGTTGCTGCGTTACTTGGTAATCTGATCGAATTACGAGGAGATGCATTTAAGTTATGTTACGTTCTCCAACGACCCTTCGGACGTAGGGTATCAAATATCGGCACTTGGCAG AACGCTATGGAAGCTATGGGATTCGTCGCGATTTTAGTTAATTGCGCATTAATCAGTCGAAGCGGACAGGTACAACGAATGTTTCCAGAGATGTCTGCGACGCAAACAATTTTACTAATAGTCGCATTGGAACACATTATGCTAGCAATCAGATTTATTATAACCTGTGCTATACCGGATATACCACATTGGGTTGCTACGGAAATGGCCAAAGTTGAATTTTTGAGAAGGGAGGCAGTGAGAAGATTGTCCTCGACACCATCACCGGAACAACAACCTTCTACAGTCATAG GGAGATTCGTGGTGAGTCCAGCAGACGGAGAGAGCGAAGAGCCACATCTGTTGAGCGAACGTACCGGAGACGCTTCGATGTCCAGCCAACCAGATAGTCCTACTTTAGCATCGACGACCCAAACACCGAGCAGACCATCAACTCCAAGTGCCGCATCGATACCAAGAATCGCGGAGACATCGCTTACGGCTGAGTCACCCGGTAGTATTGGAAGTAGCAGCGAGATCAGCAATTCCTTCCtttctgaaaataatattggCAGTAATCGAGACATTCATAATACACCAAGATGCTCCATACctggaggagaaagag GCCGACGATCGAGAGAGTGGTTAAGCAACGAACCAGAATCATCGAACACGGGAGATCATTATGGTCATCACTTGACAATCGGTCCTCACGGGGGTGTCGATTGGGTACGCAAATTAGTCTTGGAACCAGGTGGACGAAAATCGAGCGATTCTGAGATCAGTGCAGTTGGTTCCGTAACCGGAACTGCCGAAGAATTAACTCTCCATAGATCCACCGATTGCATTGTTTCAAAAGATCTGGCTTCGTCCTCGGATAGTGATCTGTTAaa GTCTGCTCCGCCATGGGTGATAACTCACAGAAATCCAAAATTCCGTTTTTCACCGGAGAAGGAAAGGGAACGAGAGAAGGCAGAGAAGCAGCAACATTATCAGCATCATCAACAGAGAGAAACAACGCACGAGCACCGTGATCGACAAGCTTACGTAcccgaaaaggaaaaggattcGGGTGTTGGTGGTCTGTCAGATTCGAGCAAGACGATTTCGAGtcaagaggaagagaaaccAAGTAGGGAGGATCGCGAAGCAAAAAAAACGAGAGTAAAACAGAGTCTTATGAAGAGAGCACGCTCGGTCGCTATATTctcgttaaaattaaaagaacgaAGGGCGAGAGAGGCCGAACTTAAAGCGAAGGAAGCAGAGAGGGAAGCTAGATGGCAGCAACCTCAGTCATGCGTCGGCGGTGAACTATCTTGCATTCCCATAGAGAAGCTTATATCTGTGGACGACATTGCGGCCATGGAGATGCGCAGAATGAATCATTAG